From a single Streptomyces rubradiris genomic region:
- a CDS encoding DUF5655 domain-containing protein codes for MWGLKLFHMTQSGAAEVAPRLAETEADVQGHVEAHMETLLGVRFLASEYSTGPVHGGRIDSLGLDENGSPVIVEYKRGVDAGVINQGLFYLSWLVDHRAEFERLVRDRLGAPAAAQVLWSSPRLICIAGDFTRYDVHAVREHRRSIDLVRYRYFGRDLLGLETVASVSGGQPAVRAARRKPVARAGGAGPSAALDDLVQALDETLLGLGDGVTRVQRKTYRAYQRLRNFACVCPPQRTKLLVYLKVDPKEVDLVPGFTRDVAGLGHHGTGDLEVQLRTQRDVERAQDLFRVSYAAA; via the coding sequence GTGTGGGGCCTGAAGCTGTTCCATATGACACAGAGCGGCGCGGCCGAGGTCGCGCCGCGTCTTGCTGAGACGGAAGCGGATGTGCAGGGCCATGTTGAGGCGCACATGGAGACGTTGCTGGGCGTCCGGTTCCTGGCGAGTGAGTACAGCACGGGGCCGGTCCATGGGGGCAGGATCGATTCACTCGGTCTGGACGAGAACGGGTCGCCTGTCATCGTGGAGTACAAGCGCGGTGTCGACGCCGGCGTCATCAACCAGGGCCTGTTCTACCTGAGCTGGCTCGTGGACCACCGGGCCGAGTTCGAGCGCCTGGTCCGCGACCGGCTCGGGGCTCCGGCCGCGGCCCAGGTGCTGTGGAGCAGTCCGAGGCTGATCTGCATCGCTGGGGACTTCACCCGCTACGACGTGCACGCCGTGCGTGAGCACCGGCGCAGCATCGACCTGGTCCGCTACCGGTACTTCGGCAGGGACCTGCTCGGACTTGAGACCGTGGCCTCCGTCAGCGGCGGGCAGCCAGCAGTGCGAGCGGCCCGCAGGAAGCCGGTCGCGCGGGCAGGAGGCGCCGGCCCGAGCGCGGCGCTGGACGACCTGGTGCAGGCTCTCGACGAGACACTGCTCGGTCTCGGGGACGGCGTGACCCGCGTTCAGCGCAAGACGTACCGGGCGTATCAGCGCCTGCGGAACTTCGCCTGCGTCTGTCCGCCACAGAGGACCAAGCTCCTCGTCTACCTGAAGGTCGATCCGAAGGAGGTCGACCTGGTGCCCGGCTTCACTCGCGATGTGGCGGGACTCGGCCATCACGGCACGGGCGACCTGGAGGTCCAACTGCGTACGCAAAGGGACGTCGAGCGCGCGCAGGACCTGTTTCGAGTCAGCTACGCGGCGGCATGA